In Pseudomonas sp. R76, one genomic interval encodes:
- the gabD gene encoding NADP-dependent succinate-semialdehyde dehydrogenase — MQLKDTQLFRQQAFIDGAWVDADNGQTIKVNNPATGEILGTVPKMGAAETRRAIEAADKALPAWRALTAKERANKLRRWFELLIENQDDLGRLMTLEQGKPLAEAKGEIVYAASFIEWFAEEAKRIYGDVIPGHQPDKRLIVIKQPIGVTAAITPWNFPAAMITRKAGPALAAGCTMVIKPASQTPFSALGLVELAHRAGIPKGVLSVVTGSAGDIGGELTSNPIVRKLSFTGSTEIGRQLMAECAKDIKKVSLELGGNAPFIVFDDADLDKAVEGAIISKYRNNGQTCVCANRLYIQDSVYDAFAEKLKVAVAKLKIGNGLEEGTTTGPLIDEKAVAKVQEHIADALSKGAKLLAGGKVMEGNFFEPTILVDVPKDAAVAKEETFGPLAPLFRFKDEAEVIAMSNDTEFGLASYFYARDLGRVFRVAEALEYGMVGVNTGLISNEVAPFGGIKASGLGREGSKYGIEDYLEIKYLCLGI; from the coding sequence ATGCAGCTCAAAGATACCCAGTTGTTCCGCCAACAAGCCTTTATCGATGGCGCTTGGGTGGATGCGGACAACGGTCAAACCATCAAGGTCAACAACCCGGCCACGGGCGAGATTCTCGGCACTGTGCCGAAGATGGGCGCTGCCGAAACCCGCCGCGCTATCGAAGCTGCCGACAAGGCGCTGCCGGCCTGGCGTGCGCTGACCGCCAAGGAGCGCGCGAACAAGCTGCGCCGTTGGTTCGAGCTGCTGATCGAAAATCAGGACGACCTCGGTCGCCTGATGACCCTGGAACAAGGCAAGCCGTTGGCCGAAGCCAAGGGCGAAATCGTCTACGCCGCCTCCTTTATCGAGTGGTTCGCCGAAGAAGCCAAGCGCATCTACGGTGACGTAATTCCCGGCCACCAGCCCGACAAGCGCCTGATCGTGATCAAGCAGCCGATCGGCGTAACCGCTGCGATCACTCCGTGGAACTTCCCGGCCGCGATGATCACCCGTAAAGCCGGCCCGGCCCTGGCCGCCGGTTGCACCATGGTGATCAAGCCGGCTTCGCAAACGCCGTTCTCGGCCCTGGGCCTGGTTGAGCTGGCGCACCGTGCCGGCATCCCTAAAGGCGTGCTGAGTGTGGTCACCGGCAGTGCCGGCGACATCGGCGGCGAGCTGACCAGCAACCCGATCGTGCGTAAATTGTCCTTCACCGGCTCCACTGAAATCGGTCGCCAGCTGATGGCCGAATGCGCCAAGGACATCAAGAAAGTCTCCCTGGAGCTGGGCGGCAACGCGCCGTTTATCGTGTTCGACGACGCAGACCTGGATAAGGCCGTCGAAGGCGCGATCATTTCCAAATACCGCAACAACGGGCAGACCTGCGTCTGCGCCAACCGCCTGTACATTCAGGATTCGGTGTACGACGCGTTCGCCGAGAAACTCAAAGTGGCTGTGGCCAAACTCAAGATCGGCAACGGTCTGGAAGAAGGCACCACTACCGGCCCGCTGATCGACGAAAAAGCCGTGGCCAAGGTTCAGGAGCACATCGCTGATGCCCTGAGCAAAGGCGCCAAGCTGCTGGCCGGTGGTAAGGTGATGGAAGGCAACTTCTTCGAGCCGACCATTCTGGTTGACGTGCCGAAAGACGCCGCCGTTGCCAAGGAAGAAACCTTTGGCCCACTGGCGCCGCTGTTCCGCTTCAAAGACGAAGCCGAAGTGATCGCGATGTCCAACGACACCGAGTTCGGCCTGGCCTCCTACTTCTACGCCCGCGACCTGGGCCGTGTGTTCCGTGTGGCTGAAGCCCTGGAATACGGCATGGTCGGCGTCAACACCGGGTTGATCTCCAACGAAGTGGCGCCGTTCGGCGGCATCAAGGCCTCGGGCCTGGGCCGTGAAGGCTCCAAGTACGGGATCGAGGATTACCTGGAAATCAAATACCTCTGCCTGGGCATCTGA
- the gabT gene encoding 4-aminobutyrate--2-oxoglutarate transaminase, translated as MSKTNASLMKRREAAVPRGVGQIHPIFAESAKNATVTDVEGREFIDFAGGIAVLNTGHVHPKIIAAVTEQLNKLTHTCFQVLAYEPYVELCEKINAKVPGDFAKKTLLVTTGSEAVENAVKIARAATGRAGVIAFTGAYHGRTMMTLGLTGKVVPYSAGMGLMPGGVFRALFPNELHGVSDDDAIASIERIFKNDAEPRDIAAIIIEPVQGEGGFYVAPKSFMKRLRELCDKHGILLIADEVQTGAGRTGTFFAMEQMGVAADLTTFAKSIAGGFPLAGVCGKAEYMDAIAPGGLGGTYAGSPIACAAALAVMEVFEEEHLLDRCKAVGERLVTGLKAIQAKYPVIGEVRALGAMIAVELFEGGDSHKPNAAAVASVVAKARDKGLILLSCGTYGNVLRVLVPLTSPDEQLDKGLAIIEECFSEL; from the coding sequence ATGAGCAAGACCAACGCATCCCTGATGAAACGCCGCGAAGCCGCTGTACCGCGCGGTGTTGGCCAGATTCACCCGATCTTCGCCGAATCCGCGAAGAACGCCACCGTGACCGACGTTGAAGGTCGCGAGTTCATCGACTTCGCCGGCGGTATCGCCGTGCTGAACACCGGCCACGTGCACCCGAAAATCATCGCTGCCGTGACTGAACAGCTGAACAAGCTGACCCACACCTGTTTCCAGGTTCTGGCCTACGAGCCTTACGTGGAACTGTGTGAAAAAATCAACGCCAAGGTGCCAGGCGATTTCGCCAAGAAAACCCTGCTGGTCACCACCGGTTCCGAAGCCGTAGAAAACGCCGTGAAAATCGCCCGCGCTGCCACTGGCCGTGCCGGCGTGATCGCCTTCACCGGCGCCTACCACGGCCGCACCATGATGACCCTGGGCCTGACCGGCAAAGTCGTGCCTTACTCGGCCGGCATGGGCCTGATGCCAGGCGGCGTGTTCCGTGCGCTGTTCCCGAACGAACTGCACGGTGTGAGCGACGACGATGCCATCGCCAGCATCGAACGCATCTTCAAAAACGATGCTGAGCCGCGTGATATCGCTGCGATCATCATCGAGCCGGTGCAGGGCGAAGGCGGCTTCTACGTCGCGCCTAAATCCTTCATGAAGCGCCTGCGCGAACTGTGCGACAAGCACGGCATCCTGCTGATCGCCGACGAAGTGCAAACCGGCGCTGGCCGTACCGGCACCTTCTTCGCCATGGAACAGATGGGCGTTGCCGCCGACCTGACCACCTTCGCCAAATCCATCGCCGGCGGCTTCCCGTTGGCCGGTGTGTGCGGCAAGGCTGAATACATGGACGCCATCGCCCCAGGCGGCCTGGGCGGCACCTACGCCGGTAGCCCGATCGCTTGCGCCGCGGCCCTGGCGGTGATGGAAGTGTTCGAAGAAGAGCACCTGCTGGACCGCTGCAAGGCAGTCGGCGAGCGCCTGGTCACTGGCCTGAAAGCCATTCAAGCCAAGTACCCGGTGATCGGCGAAGTGCGTGCCCTGGGCGCGATGATCGCGGTGGAGCTGTTCGAAGGTGGCGACAGCCACAAGCCAAACGCCGCTGCCGTTGCCTCCGTGGTGGCCAAGGCGCGTGACAAGGGCCTGATCCTGCTGTCGTGCGGCACCTACGGCAACGTGTTGCGCGTGCTGGTCCCGCTGACCTCGCCGGACGAGCAGTTGGACAAAGGTTTGGCGATCATCGAAGAGTGCTTCTCCGAGCTGTAA
- a CDS encoding HDOD domain-containing protein has protein sequence MTAVDLPAVPRVLIAEADPWSRDLLKQVLLNVRCDARLDVCADGQQAATLLRDKTYDLILADWELPGVDGLSLLRSVRQKRRSLPFILLSSRNDSASVREALPLAPTAYLTKPLNMEGLTQRLQDLLLNEGESVYCEIPPLAPGMTLPVFLERRRDACDGAPLRVDVKDAVQHSLTPDGLDLKQLEDRVRIDPQITAVLIAAANSAGHHGTPVQTLSAALHKLAAGQSMNLILGLALKHNVVLGDPALLAYAERHWQLSQDTADYARRLARMLELDHERCYSAGILHRLGDLALLRCLEDWRQGGGSLDDEAIGESLDTFGAAYGSALRARWRLPLELRQLIAAIYSLEGGVYSRESLVMNLAAQMARLTEHEGLEALAGSKTARLLRVGLSELTRVRKA, from the coding sequence ATGACTGCTGTTGATTTACCGGCTGTACCCCGAGTGCTGATTGCCGAGGCGGACCCTTGGTCGCGGGACTTACTCAAACAAGTGTTGTTGAATGTGCGCTGCGACGCACGGCTGGACGTGTGTGCAGATGGGCAGCAAGCGGCCACGCTGCTGCGAGATAAAACCTACGACCTGATCCTGGCGGATTGGGAGCTGCCGGGCGTTGATGGCCTGAGCTTGTTGCGCAGCGTGCGCCAGAAGCGCCGCTCATTGCCCTTCATCCTGCTGAGCAGTCGCAATGACAGCGCCAGCGTGCGTGAAGCCTTGCCCCTGGCGCCGACGGCGTACCTGACCAAACCGCTGAACATGGAAGGCCTCACGCAGCGTCTGCAAGACCTGCTGCTCAACGAAGGCGAAAGCGTGTATTGCGAGATCCCGCCGCTGGCGCCGGGCATGACCTTGCCGGTGTTCCTGGAGCGCCGCCGTGACGCCTGCGACGGCGCGCCGTTGCGAGTGGACGTCAAAGACGCCGTCCAGCACAGCCTCACACCCGATGGCCTGGACCTTAAACAACTGGAAGACCGGGTGCGCATCGACCCGCAAATCACGGCCGTACTGATCGCCGCCGCCAACAGCGCCGGCCATCACGGCACGCCGGTACAAACGCTGTCGGCGGCGCTGCACAAGCTGGCGGCCGGGCAAAGCATGAACCTGATCCTGGGCCTGGCGCTCAAGCACAACGTCGTGTTGGGTGACCCGGCGCTGCTGGCGTATGCCGAGCGCCATTGGCAGTTGTCCCAAGACACCGCCGACTATGCCCGCCGCCTGGCACGCATGCTGGAGCTGGACCACGAGCGCTGCTACAGCGCCGGTATTCTGCATCGGCTGGGCGATTTGGCGTTGTTGCGTTGCCTGGAAGACTGGCGCCAGGGTGGCGGGTCGTTGGACGACGAAGCGATTGGTGAGTCGCTGGACACGTTTGGTGCGGCTTATGGTTCGGCCTTGCGCGCGCGATGGCGCTTGCCGTTGGAACTGCGCCAGCTGATTGCGGCGATCTACTCGCTCGAAGGCGGGGTGTATTCGCGTGAATCGCTGGTGATGAACCTGGCGGCGCAAATGGCGCGCCTGACTGAGCACGAAGGGCTGGAAGCGCTGGCTGGCAGTAAGACGGCGCGCTTGCTGCGGGTCGGGTTGTCAGAGCTGACGCGGGTGCGCAAAGCCTAG
- a CDS encoding sensor domain-containing diguanylate cyclase: MVHENTCSLDAPTAEAPRPAAAATLLALMHAQGEVERLSEREQLLSSLLVSVNAVLWAIDWETRRVLYVSPAYERIFGRSAGLLLADHREWRNSIHPEDLDYAEHSLARVLEQGAVEDREYRIITADGQIRWLSDKCYINQQVEPGKPVIVVGMAEDITEKKQMELELHRLATTDVLTQSSNRRHFFECANQAFDSACAQGSPLAFLLLDIDDFKDVNDSYGHLEGDQVLRRIAESGRGVLRRGDLFGRIGGEEFAAVLPGCAPEMALQVAKRLGKEIQALSFSFEGRQFTVTVSQGLASLREEDSTLDSLFARADAAMYEAKRQGKNRVIAG; the protein is encoded by the coding sequence ATGGTTCACGAAAACACCTGTTCACTCGATGCTCCTACGGCCGAGGCTCCTCGCCCGGCGGCAGCGGCAACCCTGTTGGCGCTGATGCACGCCCAGGGAGAGGTCGAACGGTTGAGCGAGCGCGAGCAGTTGCTGAGCTCGCTGCTGGTCAGTGTGAATGCTGTGTTGTGGGCCATTGATTGGGAAACGCGCCGCGTGCTGTACGTCAGCCCGGCCTACGAGCGAATCTTTGGCCGTTCAGCCGGTTTGCTGCTTGCCGACCACCGCGAATGGCGCAACAGCATTCACCCCGAAGACCTCGACTACGCCGAACACAGCCTCGCCCGCGTGCTGGAACAAGGCGCCGTGGAGGACCGCGAGTACCGCATCATCACCGCTGACGGGCAGATTCGCTGGCTGAGCGACAAGTGCTACATCAACCAACAGGTTGAGCCCGGCAAGCCGGTGATTGTGGTCGGCATGGCCGAAGACATCACCGAAAAGAAACAGATGGAGCTGGAGCTGCACCGCCTCGCCACCACCGATGTGCTGACGCAGAGCAGCAACCGCCGGCACTTTTTCGAGTGCGCCAACCAGGCCTTCGACAGCGCCTGCGCCCAAGGCTCGCCATTGGCATTCCTGTTGCTGGACATCGATGACTTCAAGGACGTCAACGACAGCTACGGCCATCTGGAGGGCGATCAGGTGCTGCGGCGTATCGCCGAGAGTGGGCGCGGCGTATTGCGCCGTGGCGACCTGTTCGGGCGCATTGGCGGCGAAGAGTTCGCCGCCGTGTTGCCCGGTTGTGCGCCGGAGATGGCGTTGCAGGTGGCAAAGCGACTGGGCAAGGAGATTCAGGCGCTGAGCTTCAGCTTTGAAGGCCGGCAGTTCACCGTGACCGTCAGCCAGGGCTTGGCCAGCTTGCGCGAAGAAGACTCAACCCTGGACAGCCTGTTTGCACGGGCCGATGCGGCGATGTATGAAGCCAAACGCCAGGGCAAAAACCGTGTGATCGCGGGTTAA
- the desA gene encoding delta-9 fatty acid desaturase DesA — translation MWYNGFLDLSAWQLVAVTLLMTHVTIVGVTVYLHRYSAHRSLELNAGLKHFFRFWLWLTTAQNTREWTAIHRKHHAKCETVDDPHSPVVKGLSTVLRKGAELYRAEAENPETLRIYGKNCPDDWIERKIYTPYPLLGVAIMGVIDLLLFGTIGITIWAIQMMWIPFWAAGVINGLGHAVGYRNFECRDAATNLVPWGIIVGGEELHNNHHTYPNSAKLSVKKWEFDLGWAWIKVFSFLRLAKVQRVAPIAHRVEGKGHLDMDTAMAILNNRFQIMAQYRKLVIGPLVKQELQKVDHSVRHQFHRAKRLLSRETSLLDDRHHVRIQSMLEHSHALTVIYEKRLALQQIWLKTSSNGHDMLAAIKEWVHEAEASGIQSLRDFAHQLKTYSLRPAAV, via the coding sequence ATGTGGTACAACGGTTTTCTTGACCTGTCAGCCTGGCAACTGGTGGCAGTCACTCTGTTGATGACCCACGTGACCATCGTTGGGGTCACCGTCTATCTGCACCGCTATTCAGCCCATCGCTCCCTGGAGCTCAATGCCGGCCTGAAACACTTCTTCCGCTTCTGGCTGTGGCTGACCACGGCGCAGAACACCCGCGAGTGGACCGCTATCCACCGCAAACACCACGCCAAATGCGAAACCGTTGACGACCCGCACAGCCCGGTCGTCAAAGGCCTGTCCACCGTGTTGCGCAAAGGCGCCGAGCTGTACCGCGCCGAGGCCGAAAACCCCGAGACCCTGCGTATCTACGGCAAAAACTGCCCGGATGACTGGATCGAACGCAAAATCTATACGCCTTACCCACTGTTGGGCGTGGCGATCATGGGCGTCATCGACCTGCTGCTGTTCGGCACCATCGGCATCACCATCTGGGCGATCCAGATGATGTGGATTCCCTTCTGGGCGGCCGGCGTGATCAACGGCCTGGGCCATGCCGTGGGCTATCGCAACTTCGAATGCCGTGACGCGGCCACCAACCTGGTGCCTTGGGGCATCATCGTCGGCGGCGAAGAGCTGCATAACAACCACCACACCTACCCCAACTCGGCCAAGCTGTCGGTGAAGAAGTGGGAGTTCGACCTGGGCTGGGCGTGGATCAAAGTGTTCAGCTTCCTGCGCCTGGCCAAGGTGCAGCGCGTGGCGCCCATCGCTCACCGTGTCGAAGGCAAAGGCCATCTGGACATGGACACCGCGATGGCGATCCTCAACAACCGCTTCCAGATCATGGCCCAGTACCGCAAGTTGGTGATTGGCCCGCTGGTCAAGCAGGAGCTGCAGAAGGTCGATCACTCGGTGCGCCACCAGTTCCACCGCGCCAAGCGCCTGCTGTCGCGTGAAACCAGCTTGCTCGATGACCGCCACCATGTGCGTATCCAGAGCATGCTGGAGCACAGCCACGCGCTCACTGTGATCTACGAGAAGCGCCTGGCGCTGCAGCAGATCTGGCTGAAGACCAGCTCCAATGGCCACGACATGCTGGCCGCGATCAAGGAATGGGTGCACGAGGCCGAGGCCAGCGGCATCCAGTCCCTGCGCGATTTTGCCCACCAGCTGAAGACCTATTCGCTGCGCCCTGCAGCGGTCTGA
- the dibA gene encoding phosphodiesterase DibA, giving the protein MLFSYRGALRVGLVYLLVSIVWLQLSHQLLINFIDDPWELGHWLQARGYVWVALSALAIYLLCARFARTHQLQQPLKENRERLRQAAAVFDCTREGVLVTDAQGLIVHVNRAFMEITGYSREDVMGERPSLFKSGRHSSSFYQQVFQTLERTGEWSGEIWNRRKSGEIYPQWQTIRVIHDDSGKVSHYVAVFSDISAIKDSEHELAHLAHHDPLTDLPNRLLFTDRAEQALASAQVHKRGCALLLLDLDHFKIINDSLGHNVGDQLLKAVGERLKGLFGPGVTLARLGGDEFAVLAESCPQVVQAAALAQRMLDAMKQPFIFDGHQLFISASIGISLFPSDALSAQQLLRNADSALFKAKSAGRESYALYTEELTAHAQNRVEIASELRRALDQQELRVYYQPVHDLHGSRLIGVEALVRWQHPERGLVPPGDFIPIAERTGLIADIDAWVMDQACRQMCQWLADGAPLSFIAVNVSSRLFARRELYEQVAQVLHATGLDPAFLELEVTESAVMDDPEVALEQLHRLRELGLRLAIDDFGTGYSSLLRLKRLPVQKLKIDQGFVAGLPWDEDDAAIVRVVIALAKSMGMQVHAEGIEQVEQARFLLEQECDLGQGYWFGRPMPAQEIDWHRAPAIRT; this is encoded by the coding sequence ATGCTGTTTTCGTACCGAGGTGCCCTGCGCGTGGGGCTGGTATACCTGCTGGTTTCCATTGTGTGGCTCCAGCTAAGCCACCAGCTATTGATCAACTTTATCGATGACCCGTGGGAGTTGGGGCATTGGCTACAGGCACGCGGCTATGTGTGGGTGGCCCTCAGCGCGCTGGCGATTTACCTCCTATGCGCGCGGTTTGCGCGTACTCACCAGTTGCAGCAACCGCTGAAAGAAAACCGTGAACGCCTGCGCCAGGCGGCCGCCGTGTTCGATTGCACCCGAGAAGGCGTGCTGGTCACTGACGCCCAGGGGCTGATCGTGCACGTCAACCGGGCGTTTATGGAGATCACCGGCTACAGCCGAGAGGACGTGATGGGTGAACGGCCGAGCCTGTTCAAGTCCGGGCGCCATTCGTCGAGTTTCTACCAGCAGGTGTTCCAGACCCTGGAGCGCACGGGCGAGTGGAGCGGCGAAATCTGGAACCGACGCAAAAGCGGTGAAATTTATCCACAGTGGCAAACCATTCGCGTGATCCACGACGACTCAGGCAAGGTCAGCCACTACGTCGCGGTGTTTTCCGACATCAGCGCCATCAAGGATTCCGAACACGAACTGGCCCACCTCGCTCACCACGACCCGCTGACCGACCTGCCCAATCGCCTGCTGTTCACCGACCGTGCCGAGCAGGCACTGGCCTCGGCGCAGGTGCATAAACGTGGCTGTGCCTTGCTGTTGCTGGACCTGGACCACTTCAAGATCATCAATGACAGCCTCGGCCATAACGTCGGCGACCAGTTGCTCAAGGCGGTGGGCGAGCGTCTCAAAGGCCTGTTCGGCCCCGGCGTGACTTTGGCGCGCCTGGGCGGCGACGAGTTCGCGGTGCTGGCCGAAAGTTGTCCACAGGTGGTGCAGGCCGCCGCCTTGGCCCAGCGCATGCTCGACGCGATGAAGCAGCCGTTTATCTTTGACGGCCACCAGCTGTTTATCAGCGCCAGCATCGGCATCAGCCTGTTCCCCAGCGATGCCCTCAGCGCCCAGCAACTGCTGCGCAATGCCGATTCCGCGCTGTTCAAGGCCAAGAGCGCCGGCCGCGAAAGCTACGCCTTGTACACCGAAGAGTTGACCGCCCACGCGCAGAACCGCGTGGAAATCGCCAGCGAGCTGCGCCGTGCCCTCGACCAACAGGAACTGCGCGTCTACTACCAGCCGGTGCATGACCTGCACGGCAGCCGCCTGATCGGCGTCGAAGCGCTGGTGCGCTGGCAGCATCCGGAGCGCGGCCTGGTGCCACCGGGGGATTTTATCCCCATCGCCGAACGCACCGGGCTGATAGCCGATATCGACGCCTGGGTGATGGATCAGGCCTGTCGCCAGATGTGCCAATGGCTGGCGGACGGCGCGCCGCTGAGCTTTATTGCGGTGAATGTCTCCAGCCGTCTGTTCGCCCGGCGCGAGCTGTACGAGCAAGTTGCCCAGGTGCTGCACGCCACCGGTCTCGATCCGGCGTTCCTTGAGTTGGAAGTCACCGAAAGCGCGGTGATGGATGACCCCGAAGTCGCCCTCGAGCAACTGCACCGCCTGCGCGAGCTGGGCTTGCGGCTGGCCATCGATGATTTTGGCACCGGCTATTCGTCGTTGTTGCGCCTCAAGCGCCTGCCGGTGCAGAAACTCAAGATCGACCAGGGCTTTGTCGCCGGGTTGCCGTGGGATGAGGATGATGCGGCGATTGTGCGCGTGGTGATCGCCCTGGCAAAAAGCATGGGCATGCAGGTGCACGCCGAAGGGATCGAGCAAGTGGAACAGGCGCGGTTCCTGTTGGAGCAGGAGTGCGATCTGGGCCAGGGGTATTGGTTTGGGCGGCCGATGCCGGCACAGGAGATTGATTGGCACCGGGCACCTGCTATCCGGACTTGA
- the oscA gene encoding sulfur starvation response protein OscA, which produces MSASLRSVDGQDEAAILREIQSALRDLRFGAVEITVHNAQVVQIERKEKFRLQNPGNKPA; this is translated from the coding sequence ATGAGCGCATCTCTACGTAGCGTCGACGGCCAGGACGAAGCAGCCATTTTGCGTGAGATCCAGAGCGCCTTGCGCGACCTGCGGTTTGGCGCGGTGGAAATCACTGTGCACAACGCCCAAGTGGTACAGATCGAACGCAAGGAAAAATTCCGTTTGCAGAACCCGGGCAACAAACCGGCTTAA
- a CDS encoding sulfate ABC transporter substrate-binding protein, with product MSSIRRYALAALASAVFAGSAVAKDYELLNVSYDPTRELYQDYNAEFTNFWKQSHPGDNVKIQQSHGGSGKQGRAVIDGLRADVVTLALAGDIDEIAKLGKTLPENWQTRLPDASTPYTSTIVFLVRKGNPKGIKDWGDLIKKDVSVITPNPKTSGGARWNFLAAWAYGLKAGGSEAKAQEYVKELFKHVPILDTGARGSTITFVNNGQGDVLLAWENEAFLALKEDGGADKFDIVVPSLSILAEPPVAVVDKNAEKKGNTEIATEYLKHLYSPAGQEIAAKNFYRPRDEKVAAKYAQQFPKLDLVTIDKDFGGWKTAQPKFFNDGGVFDQIYSAQ from the coding sequence ATGTCGTCGATTCGCCGTTACGCCCTGGCCGCACTGGCCAGCGCTGTGTTTGCCGGTTCCGCTGTTGCCAAGGACTACGAGTTGCTTAACGTCTCGTATGACCCGACCCGTGAGCTGTACCAGGACTACAACGCTGAGTTCACCAATTTCTGGAAACAGTCCCACCCCGGCGACAACGTCAAGATCCAGCAATCCCACGGTGGCTCGGGCAAGCAAGGCCGAGCGGTGATCGACGGCCTGCGCGCCGACGTGGTGACCCTGGCCCTGGCCGGTGACATCGACGAAATCGCCAAATTGGGCAAGACCCTGCCGGAGAACTGGCAAACCCGCCTGCCGGACGCCAGCACCCCGTACACCTCGACCATCGTGTTCCTGGTGCGCAAGGGCAACCCTAAAGGCATCAAGGATTGGGGCGACCTGATCAAGAAAGACGTGTCCGTGATCACCCCTAACCCGAAAACCTCCGGCGGGGCCCGCTGGAACTTCCTCGCCGCCTGGGCCTACGGCCTGAAAGCCGGTGGCAGCGAAGCCAAGGCACAGGAATACGTTAAAGAGCTGTTCAAGCACGTGCCGATCCTCGACACCGGTGCTCGGGGTTCGACCATCACCTTCGTCAACAACGGTCAGGGTGACGTGTTGCTGGCCTGGGAAAACGAAGCCTTCCTGGCCCTGAAAGAAGACGGCGGCGCCGACAAGTTCGACATCGTTGTACCTTCGCTGTCGATTCTCGCCGAGCCGCCAGTGGCCGTTGTCGACAAGAACGCCGAGAAAAAGGGCAACACCGAAATCGCTACCGAATACCTCAAGCACCTGTACAGCCCGGCTGGCCAGGAGATTGCGGCGAAGAACTTCTACCGCCCACGCGATGAGAAAGTCGCCGCCAAATACGCGCAGCAGTTCCCGAAACTGGACCTGGTGACTATCGACAAAGACTTCGGCGGCTGGAAAACTGCCCAACCGAAATTCTTCAACGACGGTGGCGTGTTCGACCAGATTTACTCGGCGCAGTAA
- the cysT gene encoding sulfate ABC transporter permease subunit CysT encodes MSRRISPVIPGFGLTLGYTVVYLSLIVLIPLAAMFVHAAQLTWDQFWAIISAPRVLAALKLSFSTALYAALINGVIGTLLAWVLVRYTFPGRKIIDAMIDLPFALPTAVAGIALTALYTPTGLVGQFAADLGFKIAYTPLGITLALTFVTLPFVVRTVQPVLADIPREIEEAAACLGAKPLQVFRYILVPALLPAWLTGFALAFARGVGEYGSVIFIAGNMPMKTEILPLLIMVKLDQYDYRGATSIGVLMLVVSFVLLLLINLLQRRIERP; translated from the coding sequence ATGTCGCGTCGTATTTCCCCCGTCATACCCGGCTTCGGGCTGACGCTGGGCTACACCGTGGTGTACCTCAGCCTGATCGTACTCATCCCGCTCGCGGCGATGTTCGTACACGCCGCTCAACTCACTTGGGATCAGTTCTGGGCCATTATTTCCGCACCGCGCGTGCTGGCGGCATTGAAACTGAGCTTCAGCACCGCGCTCTACGCAGCGCTGATCAATGGCGTGATCGGAACGCTGCTGGCCTGGGTGCTGGTGCGCTACACCTTCCCCGGTCGCAAGATCATCGATGCGATGATCGACCTGCCATTCGCCCTGCCCACCGCCGTCGCCGGTATCGCGCTGACCGCGCTGTACACGCCCACCGGGCTGGTCGGCCAGTTCGCCGCCGACCTGGGCTTCAAGATCGCCTACACCCCGCTGGGCATTACCTTGGCGCTGACCTTCGTCACGCTGCCGTTCGTGGTGCGCACGGTGCAGCCGGTACTCGCCGACATCCCGCGGGAAATCGAAGAAGCCGCCGCCTGCCTGGGCGCCAAGCCCTTGCAGGTGTTTCGCTACATCCTCGTGCCCGCCTTGCTGCCCGCCTGGTTGACCGGCTTCGCGCTGGCCTTCGCGCGTGGCGTGGGTGAGTACGGTTCGGTGATCTTCATCGCCGGCAACATGCCGATGAAAACCGAGATTCTGCCGTTGCTGATCATGGTCAAACTCGACCAATACGACTACCGCGGCGCCACCTCCATTGGCGTGTTGATGCTGGTGGTTTCCTTTGTCCTGCTGCTGCTGATCAACTTGTTGCAGCGGCGCATCGAACGTCCATAA